The Phoenix dactylifera cultivar Barhee BC4 chromosome 17, palm_55x_up_171113_PBpolish2nd_filt_p, whole genome shotgun sequence genome contains a region encoding:
- the LOC103705532 gene encoding kinesin-like protein KIN-10B isoform X1 encodes MDSSSAESSAEFSGSQSWLQSRRGVRVVGRIRSFRSSEIVGASDGESSCSSSRAQISLTRCDGDYASISFGDQSTGSSRKDSYKLDWCYKQDEGISEIFSREVKPLIQGIFHGRNACVIAYGARGSGKTQMIQGSEEDPGLAPMAISEILMSATEVGGSVAISCYEVYQDHIYDLLDPKEQEVLVLEDAGRKIQLKGLSQVPVNSIVDFKKLFTNACNQRRPQKKSANDTSIRSHRGMIIYVSVVDKKTNHSLIGKMNFVDLAGYEDTKQKSNAYSYPAESAKVNKSLYTLLNVIYALNANGTYIPYRESKLTRLLQDFICRASGAVLITCVNPTLCQDTINAVSLASRSCQMVNHHRHDTTKSSSKSVSKFIPTFSPSNGGSRAQDTLVKKHQLSQFASTERKRNGTPFLTKRRPQPLSKSMKKPGPSLFSSVEKKTNNSTSLTKGRKLFNATSPSPKSIKKNALSDSTCGDTSTQSEETCVSPIAPDVQSKIPESPKDVSFPNEHNDIRESETGLDISAKLSADSEESTTKENHESLVNMAKSSPPLSERLREISNSLKLLSTRQICIGTPKVDVSYYKQGGVDHIEPKTPGVPFNLRLDGNSNFETGTPQDIFRTRSTGLKKSLVQECLSFLNSANKEELKKLKGIGEKRATYILQLREETPEPFKEIEDLKELGLSSKQIGGMMSGILEDF; translated from the exons ATGGATTCTTCTTCGGCTGAGAGCAGTGCGGAGTTCTCCGGTTCTCAATCTTGGTTGCAGTCGCGAAGGGGAGTCCGGGTGGTGGGAAGGATCAGATCTTTTCGGAGTTCGGAGATTGTCGGAGCCTCCGATGGGGAGTCTTCTTGTTCGTCCAGTCGCGCTCAGATTTCTCTCACGAGATGCGATGGAGACTACGCCTCAATCTCTTTTGGAGATCAATCTACTGG GAGCAGTCGCAAAGACTCTTACAAGTTAGATTGGTGCTATAAGCAAGATGAGGGCATCAGTGAGATTTTCTCTAGAGAGGTCAAGCCTCTTATCCAAGGAATATTTCATGGACGTAATGCCTGCGTTATTGCTTACGGTGCTCGGGGAAGTGGAAAGACTCAGATGATTCAG GGCTCTGAAGAGGACCCTGGCTTGGCACCAATGGCAATTTCCGAGATTCTCATGTCAGCCACAGAAGTAGGGGGATCAGTGGCTATATCATGCTATGAAGTGTATCAAGATCACATCTatgatctcttggatcctaaaGAACAAGAGGTACTTGTTCTTGAAGATGCTGGACGGAAAATTCAGCTCAAGGGCCTTTCTCAG GTCCCTGTGAATTCAATTGTTGATTTCAAGAAATTATTCACTAATGCATGCAACCAACGGAGACCTCAAAAGAAATCTGCCAATGACACATCGATTAGGAGCCATAGAGGCATGATTATATATGTTTCTGTTGTTGATAAGAAAACCAACCATTCCCTTATTGGAAAGATGAATTTTGTTGACTTGGCAG gTTATGAGGACACTAAACAGAAGAGTAATGCTTACTCTTATCCTGCTGAGAGTGCTAAAGTCAACAAGTCACTCTATACCTTGCTCAATGTTATTTACGCATTGAATGCCAATGGGACCTACATTCCCTACAGAGAAAGCAAATTGACCCGTTTGTTGCAAGATTTCATATGCAGAGCAAGTGGGGCGGTACTCATTACTTGTGTG AACCCAACTCTATGTCAAGATACTATTAATGCAGTCAGCTTGGCTTCTCGGTCATGCCAGATGGTCAACCATCACCGACATGACACAACCAAGAGCAGTAGTAAGAGTGTCTCAAAATTTATCCCGACGTTTTCCCCTTCTAATGGAGGAAGTCGAGCACAAGATACCTTAGTAAAAAAGCATCAACTTTCTCAGTTTGCCTCTACTGAAAGAAAACGAAATGGAACCCCATTTTTGACTAAGAGAAG GCCCCAACCGTTGAGCAAATCTATGAAGAAACCTGGACCCTCCCTATTTAGCTCAGTtgagaagaaaacaaacaatAGCACATCTCTAACAAAAGGAAG GAAGTTGTTCAATGCTACAAGTCCTAGCCCCAAATCTATCAAG AAGAATGCTTTAAGTGATTCTACATGTGGAGACACTTCTACACAAAGTGAG GAAACTTGCGTGTCACCCATTGCTCCTGATGTACAATCTAAGATTCCAGAG TCTCCCAAGGATGTTTCTTTTCCGAATGAGCACAATGATATTCGAGAAAGTGAGACTGGACTTGATATTAGTGCAAAATTATCTGCAGATTCAGAAG aaAGCACTACGAAGGAGAACCATGAATCTCTTGTCAATATGGCTAAATCCTCTCCACCATTAAGcgaaagattgagagagatatCGAACTCATTGAAACTCTTAAGTACTCGACAGATATGCATTGGAACACCAAAAGTGGATGTATCATATTATAAGCAAGGTGGTGTCGATCATATCGAACCCAAAACTCCTGGAGTCCCGTTCAATTTAAGACTAGATGGCAACTCAAACTTTGAAACTGGTACTCCACAAGACATCTTCAGAACTCGCAGTACAGGACTCAAG AAATCGCTGGTCCAGGAGTGTCTATCTTTCCTTAACAGTGCTAATAA AGAGGAACTTAAAAAATTGAAG GGAATTGGAGAGAAGAGAGCTACCTACATACTTCAACTTCGCGAGGAAACTCCAGAACCCTTTAAGGAA ATAGAAGATCTTAAGGAACTAGGACTATCTTCAAAGCAG ATAGGTGGAATGATGTCAGGAATACTCGAGGATTTTTAG
- the LOC103705532 gene encoding kinesin-like protein KIN-10B isoform X2: protein MDSSSAESSAEFSGSQSWLQSRRGVRVVGRIRSFRSSEIVGASDGESSCSSSRAQISLTRCDGDYASISFGDQSTGRKDSYKLDWCYKQDEGISEIFSREVKPLIQGIFHGRNACVIAYGARGSGKTQMIQGSEEDPGLAPMAISEILMSATEVGGSVAISCYEVYQDHIYDLLDPKEQEVLVLEDAGRKIQLKGLSQVPVNSIVDFKKLFTNACNQRRPQKKSANDTSIRSHRGMIIYVSVVDKKTNHSLIGKMNFVDLAGYEDTKQKSNAYSYPAESAKVNKSLYTLLNVIYALNANGTYIPYRESKLTRLLQDFICRASGAVLITCVNPTLCQDTINAVSLASRSCQMVNHHRHDTTKSSSKSVSKFIPTFSPSNGGSRAQDTLVKKHQLSQFASTERKRNGTPFLTKRRPQPLSKSMKKPGPSLFSSVEKKTNNSTSLTKGRKLFNATSPSPKSIKKNALSDSTCGDTSTQSEETCVSPIAPDVQSKIPESPKDVSFPNEHNDIRESETGLDISAKLSADSEESTTKENHESLVNMAKSSPPLSERLREISNSLKLLSTRQICIGTPKVDVSYYKQGGVDHIEPKTPGVPFNLRLDGNSNFETGTPQDIFRTRSTGLKKSLVQECLSFLNSANKEELKKLKGIGEKRATYILQLREETPEPFKEIEDLKELGLSSKQIGGMMSGILEDF from the exons ATGGATTCTTCTTCGGCTGAGAGCAGTGCGGAGTTCTCCGGTTCTCAATCTTGGTTGCAGTCGCGAAGGGGAGTCCGGGTGGTGGGAAGGATCAGATCTTTTCGGAGTTCGGAGATTGTCGGAGCCTCCGATGGGGAGTCTTCTTGTTCGTCCAGTCGCGCTCAGATTTCTCTCACGAGATGCGATGGAGACTACGCCTCAATCTCTTTTGGAGATCAATCTACTGG TCGCAAAGACTCTTACAAGTTAGATTGGTGCTATAAGCAAGATGAGGGCATCAGTGAGATTTTCTCTAGAGAGGTCAAGCCTCTTATCCAAGGAATATTTCATGGACGTAATGCCTGCGTTATTGCTTACGGTGCTCGGGGAAGTGGAAAGACTCAGATGATTCAG GGCTCTGAAGAGGACCCTGGCTTGGCACCAATGGCAATTTCCGAGATTCTCATGTCAGCCACAGAAGTAGGGGGATCAGTGGCTATATCATGCTATGAAGTGTATCAAGATCACATCTatgatctcttggatcctaaaGAACAAGAGGTACTTGTTCTTGAAGATGCTGGACGGAAAATTCAGCTCAAGGGCCTTTCTCAG GTCCCTGTGAATTCAATTGTTGATTTCAAGAAATTATTCACTAATGCATGCAACCAACGGAGACCTCAAAAGAAATCTGCCAATGACACATCGATTAGGAGCCATAGAGGCATGATTATATATGTTTCTGTTGTTGATAAGAAAACCAACCATTCCCTTATTGGAAAGATGAATTTTGTTGACTTGGCAG gTTATGAGGACACTAAACAGAAGAGTAATGCTTACTCTTATCCTGCTGAGAGTGCTAAAGTCAACAAGTCACTCTATACCTTGCTCAATGTTATTTACGCATTGAATGCCAATGGGACCTACATTCCCTACAGAGAAAGCAAATTGACCCGTTTGTTGCAAGATTTCATATGCAGAGCAAGTGGGGCGGTACTCATTACTTGTGTG AACCCAACTCTATGTCAAGATACTATTAATGCAGTCAGCTTGGCTTCTCGGTCATGCCAGATGGTCAACCATCACCGACATGACACAACCAAGAGCAGTAGTAAGAGTGTCTCAAAATTTATCCCGACGTTTTCCCCTTCTAATGGAGGAAGTCGAGCACAAGATACCTTAGTAAAAAAGCATCAACTTTCTCAGTTTGCCTCTACTGAAAGAAAACGAAATGGAACCCCATTTTTGACTAAGAGAAG GCCCCAACCGTTGAGCAAATCTATGAAGAAACCTGGACCCTCCCTATTTAGCTCAGTtgagaagaaaacaaacaatAGCACATCTCTAACAAAAGGAAG GAAGTTGTTCAATGCTACAAGTCCTAGCCCCAAATCTATCAAG AAGAATGCTTTAAGTGATTCTACATGTGGAGACACTTCTACACAAAGTGAG GAAACTTGCGTGTCACCCATTGCTCCTGATGTACAATCTAAGATTCCAGAG TCTCCCAAGGATGTTTCTTTTCCGAATGAGCACAATGATATTCGAGAAAGTGAGACTGGACTTGATATTAGTGCAAAATTATCTGCAGATTCAGAAG aaAGCACTACGAAGGAGAACCATGAATCTCTTGTCAATATGGCTAAATCCTCTCCACCATTAAGcgaaagattgagagagatatCGAACTCATTGAAACTCTTAAGTACTCGACAGATATGCATTGGAACACCAAAAGTGGATGTATCATATTATAAGCAAGGTGGTGTCGATCATATCGAACCCAAAACTCCTGGAGTCCCGTTCAATTTAAGACTAGATGGCAACTCAAACTTTGAAACTGGTACTCCACAAGACATCTTCAGAACTCGCAGTACAGGACTCAAG AAATCGCTGGTCCAGGAGTGTCTATCTTTCCTTAACAGTGCTAATAA AGAGGAACTTAAAAAATTGAAG GGAATTGGAGAGAAGAGAGCTACCTACATACTTCAACTTCGCGAGGAAACTCCAGAACCCTTTAAGGAA ATAGAAGATCTTAAGGAACTAGGACTATCTTCAAAGCAG ATAGGTGGAATGATGTCAGGAATACTCGAGGATTTTTAG
- the LOC103705530 gene encoding uncharacterized protein LOC103705530 yields MSTEAKTKVVPRVVKLNKALKLAEAWVNNMSASATGEPNGREFEGRPSRLGLGARVTPHATVVASTDPVERKLLGKLNAKKRQASKNLEKTNPVEESGPSEEDTDEPESRTNAFAKKRAMPPTLSLQSTKKSK; encoded by the exons ATGTCTACGGAAGCGAAGACGAAAGTGGTGCCGAGAGTGGTGAAGCTAAACAAGGCGTTGAAATTA GCTGAAGCTTGGGTAAATAATATGAGTGCATCGGCAACAGGTGAACCTAATGGACGGGAATTTGAAGGTCGACCTTCAAG GCTGGGTCTGGGAGCCAGGGTCACACCACATGCAACAGTAGTGGCTTCAACTGATCCTGTAGAAAGAAAATTGCTTGGAAAGTTAAATGCTAAAAAGAGACAAGCTTCCAAAAATCTAGAAAAGACAAACCCTGTTGAGGAAAGTGGACCTAGTGAAGAGGACACTGATGAGCCTGAAAGCAGAACAAATGCTTTTGCCAAGAAGAGGGCAATGCCTCCAACCTTGTCTTTACAGTCAACAAAGAAGAGTAAATGA
- the LOC103705528 gene encoding uncharacterized protein LOC103705528 isoform X1 — protein MAKRSRRRPARAKKDHAGCIWGLIRMLDFRHGHLTRKLLRDRKHGTGRHAGTGYSRSTLNLLGNYEEKHKDVDDINEEVAGRFSLDMVSVKTLMEEEISRENSSNKIYAEVEHARCDLKSQFHLKDNHKQISKNSKTTCDLHANDLRTFTSLDPCWSNYPNLMGKSSIDLKLPALMAEYHVDNCRCQEKQVDCKTRTNSSTALKHISHSNYSHLYNYEHPELAQKHSILQRTLHNEAETLKSQKLADIKQLNGNGVVRESKEFIDALETLNSNKELLLKLLQDPDSILLKHIQDFQNSQAGKLATLESSKNFEGGKLIGEEVKSSGQCDQSTSHKHLNNQIRHYPVIRKMEESNSTNLSKEGGGNSKVLDKIVVLKPSPARIQNFLDMSSSNSSPPSHQSLQHQKDTGRVSSHFSLKEIRRRLRHAIGEGRKEQHPITTDGVLHKIPYGFHDSGDKRIARESAGINLPSKTSPRTEHTQPTVFAIRRHDRAKPRASQPNIKDEFISTRTTHHRRLNSAAVAQSPNRESVLKEETKKHLSEMIYSVEKDQVWTTREVSKTLGRILSLPGDNLLSPRLAPGRDKEPDLLSQQMGLSSMQQLIQEHDTNLSSPSSQNLETPPSTPLIDAEWQAGEELNPEGTMENVEITDSICMEESRHLDVSSESDDTKFSVMSEGCNKEISYMQPGLEPHEEMQQPVNLSVSVSPGSLPIHELELPQCIIENPEHPSPASVLEPFFSDAIISPQSATTEPNELPLRPQINHAVVVTSSVSAVNLRTFEDEKIANFKYVRTVLEASGLSCDQFLEWWFSSEQLLDPSLFDEVEVIHSLMPDNPKLIFDCISEVLVEIHERIFSGSPWMSFIKPCVRPFPVGGKFIQEVYKGIDRHLQLQIPCTLEQIVEKYMNAGAWMNLRLEIESIAIEIGNAILEDLMEEIVVVSLVY, from the exons ATGGCAAAGAGATCTCGCAGAAGACCTGCACGGGCCAAGAAGGATCATGCTGGCTGCATATGGGGTTTGattaggatgcttgatttccgCCATGGGCATTTAACTCGAAAATTACTTCGAGATAGGAAGCATGGGACTGGTAGACATGCAG GCACTGGATATTCAAGGAGTACACTTAATTTATTGGGCAATTATGAGGAAAAGCATAAAGATGTTGAT GATATCAATGAAGAGGTAGCAGGAAGGTTTAGTTTGGATATGGTAAGTGTCAAAACACTCATGGAAGAAGAGATATCAagagaaaattcatcaaataagataTATGCTGAAGTTGAACATGCAAGATGTGATTTGAAATCCCAGTTTCATCTCAAGGATAATCACAAGCAAATAAGTAAGAACTCTAAGACAACATGTGATCTTCATGCCAATGATTTAAGAACTTTCACAAGCTTGGACCCTTGTTGGTCTAATTATCCAAATCTGATGGGGAAGTCTTCTATCGATCTCAAACTGCCTGCACTGATGGCAGAGTACCATGTAGACAACTGTCGATGCCAAGAAAAGCAAGTGGATTGTAAGACTAGGACAAATTCAAGTACTGCCCTGAAACATATAAGTCATAGCAACTATAGCCATCTTTATAATTATGAGCATCCAGAGCTTGCTCAAAAGCACTCTATTCTTCAAAGGACACTGCACAATGAAGCTGAGACTTTGAAAAGTCAGAAGTTAGCTGACATAAAACAGCTAAATGGTAATGGAGTAGTCCGTGAATCTAAAGAGTTCATTGATGCATTGGAAACATTAAATTCAAATAAAGAGCTTCTTTTAAAGCTTCTTCAAGATCCAGATTCAATTCTGTTGAAGCACATCCAAGACTTCCAAAACTCTCAGGCTGGTAAACTGGCAACACTGGAATCATCAAAGAATTTTGAAGGAGGCAAATTGATAGGAGAAGAGGTTAAAAGCTCAGGCCAATGTGATCAATCCACCAGTCATAAGCACTTGAATAACCAAATCAGACATTATCCTGTTATTAGAAAAATGGAAGAGTCAAACAGCACAAATCTGTCAAAGGAGGGTGGTGGTAATTCCAAGGTGTTAGATAAAATAGTAGTTTTAAAACCCAGTCCAGCAAGAATTCAGAACTTCTTAGATATGAGTAGTTCCAACTCTTCACCTCCATCACATCAAAGCTtacaacatcagaaagacaCTGGAAGAGTTTCATcccatttttctctaaaagaaaTCAGGAGGAGGTTGAGACATGCTATAGGTGAGGGAAGAAAGGAGCAACATCCAATCACTACCGATGGTGTTCTTCATAAAATTCCATATGGATTTCATGACTCAGGAGATAAACGGATTGCTAGGGAGAGTGCAGGCATCAATTTGCCAAGTAAAACTTCTCCAAGAACAGAACATACTCAACCCACAGTTTTTGCAATCAGAAGACATGATAGAGCCAAGCCAAGAGCAAGCCAACCTAACATCAAGGATGAGTTCATTTCAACAAGGACCACTCATCACAGAAGACTGAACTCAGCAGCTGTTGCTCAATCGCCAAATAGGGAATCGGTCCTTAAAGAGGAGACCAAGAAACACCTTTCAGAGATGATATATAGTGTGGAAAAAGATCAAGTTTGGACAACCCGAGAGGTCTCGAAAACCTTGGGAAGAATACTTTCACTGCCAGGAGATAACTTGTTATCTCCTAGATTGGCCCCTGGAAGAGACAAGGAGCCTGACTTGTTATCTCAGCAGATGGGATTGTCTTCTATGCAGCAACTAATACAAGAACATGATACCAACCTGTCGAGCCCATCAAGCCAGAATTTAGAAACTCCACCATCTACACCACTAATTGATGCTGAATGGCAGGCTGGAGAAGAATTGAATCCAGAGG GTACTATGGAGAATGTGGAAATAACAGATAGCATATGCATGGAAGAAAGCAGGCATTTGGATGTCTCCTCGGAATCTGATGACACTAAGTTCAGTGTAATGAGTGAAGGTTGCAACAAAGAAATATCTTATATGCAGCCAGGATTG GAGCCACATGAAGAGATGCAACAACCGGTGAACCTATCTGtttcagtctcaccaggctcctTACCCATACATGAACTAGAATTACCTCAATGCATCATAGAAAATCCAGAGCACCCAAGTCCAGCATCTGTTCTTGAACCCTTCTTTTCAGATGCTATTATTAGCCCTCAGAGTGCAACAACTGAACCAA ATGAGCTTCCTCTACGGCCCCAAATCAATCACGCAGTGGTTGTAACCTCGTCAGTTTCAGCAGTCAACTTAAGAACCTTTGAGGATGAAAAGATAGCTAATTTCAAATATGTAAGAACTGTGTTGGAAGCCTCAGGGTTAAGCTGTGACCAATTTCTAGAGTGGTGGTTTTCATCAGAACAACTGCTTGATCCATCCTTGTTTGATGAAGTGGAGGTGATACATAGTCTAATGCCAGATAATCCCAAGCTTATTTTTGATTGTATCAGTGAAGTTCTTGTGGAGATCCATGAGAGAATTTTTAGTGGCAGCCCTTGGATGTCTTTCATCAAACCATGTGTCCGGCCATTCCCAGTAGGAGGAAAATTCATCCAAGAAGTGTACAAAGGCATTGATCGGCATCTCCAATTGCAGATTCCATGCACATTAGAGCAGATAGTTGAAAAATATATGAATGCTGGAGCTTGGATGAACCTCCGGCTTGAAATTGAAAGCATTGCCATTGAAATAGGAAATGCCATCCTAGAAGATTTGATGGAAGAAATTGTTGTAGTCTCTTTGGTCTACTAG
- the LOC103705528 gene encoding uncharacterized protein LOC103705528 isoform X2, translating into MGLVDMQALDIQGVHLIYWAIMRKSIKMLIIFFQDINEEVAGRFSLDMVSVKTLMEEEISRENSSNKIYAEVEHARCDLKSQFHLKDNHKQISKNSKTTCDLHANDLRTFTSLDPCWSNYPNLMGKSSIDLKLPALMAEYHVDNCRCQEKQVDCKTRTNSSTALKHISHSNYSHLYNYEHPELAQKHSILQRTLHNEAETLKSQKLADIKQLNGNGVVRESKEFIDALETLNSNKELLLKLLQDPDSILLKHIQDFQNSQAGKLATLESSKNFEGGKLIGEEVKSSGQCDQSTSHKHLNNQIRHYPVIRKMEESNSTNLSKEGGGNSKVLDKIVVLKPSPARIQNFLDMSSSNSSPPSHQSLQHQKDTGRVSSHFSLKEIRRRLRHAIGEGRKEQHPITTDGVLHKIPYGFHDSGDKRIARESAGINLPSKTSPRTEHTQPTVFAIRRHDRAKPRASQPNIKDEFISTRTTHHRRLNSAAVAQSPNRESVLKEETKKHLSEMIYSVEKDQVWTTREVSKTLGRILSLPGDNLLSPRLAPGRDKEPDLLSQQMGLSSMQQLIQEHDTNLSSPSSQNLETPPSTPLIDAEWQAGEELNPEGTMENVEITDSICMEESRHLDVSSESDDTKFSVMSEGCNKEISYMQPGLEPHEEMQQPVNLSVSVSPGSLPIHELELPQCIIENPEHPSPASVLEPFFSDAIISPQSATTEPNELPLRPQINHAVVVTSSVSAVNLRTFEDEKIANFKYVRTVLEASGLSCDQFLEWWFSSEQLLDPSLFDEVEVIHSLMPDNPKLIFDCISEVLVEIHERIFSGSPWMSFIKPCVRPFPVGGKFIQEVYKGIDRHLQLQIPCTLEQIVEKYMNAGAWMNLRLEIESIAIEIGNAILEDLMEEIVVVSLVY; encoded by the exons ATGGGACTGGTAGACATGCAG GCACTGGATATTCAAGGAGTACACTTAATTTATTGGGCAATTATGAGGAAAAGCATAAAGATGTTGAT TATCTTTTTTCAGGATATCAATGAAGAGGTAGCAGGAAGGTTTAGTTTGGATATGGTAAGTGTCAAAACACTCATGGAAGAAGAGATATCAagagaaaattcatcaaataagataTATGCTGAAGTTGAACATGCAAGATGTGATTTGAAATCCCAGTTTCATCTCAAGGATAATCACAAGCAAATAAGTAAGAACTCTAAGACAACATGTGATCTTCATGCCAATGATTTAAGAACTTTCACAAGCTTGGACCCTTGTTGGTCTAATTATCCAAATCTGATGGGGAAGTCTTCTATCGATCTCAAACTGCCTGCACTGATGGCAGAGTACCATGTAGACAACTGTCGATGCCAAGAAAAGCAAGTGGATTGTAAGACTAGGACAAATTCAAGTACTGCCCTGAAACATATAAGTCATAGCAACTATAGCCATCTTTATAATTATGAGCATCCAGAGCTTGCTCAAAAGCACTCTATTCTTCAAAGGACACTGCACAATGAAGCTGAGACTTTGAAAAGTCAGAAGTTAGCTGACATAAAACAGCTAAATGGTAATGGAGTAGTCCGTGAATCTAAAGAGTTCATTGATGCATTGGAAACATTAAATTCAAATAAAGAGCTTCTTTTAAAGCTTCTTCAAGATCCAGATTCAATTCTGTTGAAGCACATCCAAGACTTCCAAAACTCTCAGGCTGGTAAACTGGCAACACTGGAATCATCAAAGAATTTTGAAGGAGGCAAATTGATAGGAGAAGAGGTTAAAAGCTCAGGCCAATGTGATCAATCCACCAGTCATAAGCACTTGAATAACCAAATCAGACATTATCCTGTTATTAGAAAAATGGAAGAGTCAAACAGCACAAATCTGTCAAAGGAGGGTGGTGGTAATTCCAAGGTGTTAGATAAAATAGTAGTTTTAAAACCCAGTCCAGCAAGAATTCAGAACTTCTTAGATATGAGTAGTTCCAACTCTTCACCTCCATCACATCAAAGCTtacaacatcagaaagacaCTGGAAGAGTTTCATcccatttttctctaaaagaaaTCAGGAGGAGGTTGAGACATGCTATAGGTGAGGGAAGAAAGGAGCAACATCCAATCACTACCGATGGTGTTCTTCATAAAATTCCATATGGATTTCATGACTCAGGAGATAAACGGATTGCTAGGGAGAGTGCAGGCATCAATTTGCCAAGTAAAACTTCTCCAAGAACAGAACATACTCAACCCACAGTTTTTGCAATCAGAAGACATGATAGAGCCAAGCCAAGAGCAAGCCAACCTAACATCAAGGATGAGTTCATTTCAACAAGGACCACTCATCACAGAAGACTGAACTCAGCAGCTGTTGCTCAATCGCCAAATAGGGAATCGGTCCTTAAAGAGGAGACCAAGAAACACCTTTCAGAGATGATATATAGTGTGGAAAAAGATCAAGTTTGGACAACCCGAGAGGTCTCGAAAACCTTGGGAAGAATACTTTCACTGCCAGGAGATAACTTGTTATCTCCTAGATTGGCCCCTGGAAGAGACAAGGAGCCTGACTTGTTATCTCAGCAGATGGGATTGTCTTCTATGCAGCAACTAATACAAGAACATGATACCAACCTGTCGAGCCCATCAAGCCAGAATTTAGAAACTCCACCATCTACACCACTAATTGATGCTGAATGGCAGGCTGGAGAAGAATTGAATCCAGAGG GTACTATGGAGAATGTGGAAATAACAGATAGCATATGCATGGAAGAAAGCAGGCATTTGGATGTCTCCTCGGAATCTGATGACACTAAGTTCAGTGTAATGAGTGAAGGTTGCAACAAAGAAATATCTTATATGCAGCCAGGATTG GAGCCACATGAAGAGATGCAACAACCGGTGAACCTATCTGtttcagtctcaccaggctcctTACCCATACATGAACTAGAATTACCTCAATGCATCATAGAAAATCCAGAGCACCCAAGTCCAGCATCTGTTCTTGAACCCTTCTTTTCAGATGCTATTATTAGCCCTCAGAGTGCAACAACTGAACCAA ATGAGCTTCCTCTACGGCCCCAAATCAATCACGCAGTGGTTGTAACCTCGTCAGTTTCAGCAGTCAACTTAAGAACCTTTGAGGATGAAAAGATAGCTAATTTCAAATATGTAAGAACTGTGTTGGAAGCCTCAGGGTTAAGCTGTGACCAATTTCTAGAGTGGTGGTTTTCATCAGAACAACTGCTTGATCCATCCTTGTTTGATGAAGTGGAGGTGATACATAGTCTAATGCCAGATAATCCCAAGCTTATTTTTGATTGTATCAGTGAAGTTCTTGTGGAGATCCATGAGAGAATTTTTAGTGGCAGCCCTTGGATGTCTTTCATCAAACCATGTGTCCGGCCATTCCCAGTAGGAGGAAAATTCATCCAAGAAGTGTACAAAGGCATTGATCGGCATCTCCAATTGCAGATTCCATGCACATTAGAGCAGATAGTTGAAAAATATATGAATGCTGGAGCTTGGATGAACCTCCGGCTTGAAATTGAAAGCATTGCCATTGAAATAGGAAATGCCATCCTAGAAGATTTGATGGAAGAAATTGTTGTAGTCTCTTTGGTCTACTAG